TTTTTTTAGGCTTTTGTTTGCTTGATTTGTTGGTGGTTTTTGTGCCAAAACACAAACTAACAGCCCAACGTGCGGTACCCGAACCTTTATCTAACGGAGAGCAAAATAAAATTACAATTACAATAACCAATCCAACGCAATTGCTGTTTGATTTAGAAATTATAGACGAAATTCCGTTTCAGTTTCAAGAACGTAATTTTTTAAAAAAGCTACAAATTAACAGGCAATCTCAAAAAAGCTTAACCTACCATTTACGCCCTACTTTTAGGGGCGAATACAATTTTGGCAACTTAATTGTTTACACCAGCTCGCGCATTGGTTTGGTAAAAAAACGTTTTAATTTTAGTGCCAATCAAGTAATAAAAGTTTATCCATCAATCGTTCAGTTTAAACAATTCGATTTTAAATCCATCCATAACAATTTAACGCATCACGGACTAAAAAAGGTTCGCAAATTAGGGCAAGCTTCCGAATTTGAACAAATTCGAGATTACGTTATTGGCGATAACATTAAAAATATAAATTGGAAAGCTACTGCCAAACGCGATGCGCTAATGGTAAACCAATATCAGGAAGAAAAAAATCAGAATATTTATTTAATTATAGATAAAGGCCGCGTAATGCACATGCCGTTTAACGGATTAACTTTGCTAGATTATGCCATTAATGCAAGCTTGGTTATGGCAAATATTATTTTAACCAAATCGGATAAAGCCGGAATGTTTACTTTTGCTAAAAAGGTTGAAAACATAATTGTTGCCGATAACAAAAAGAATCAATTACCACGGTTTTTAGAAAATTTGTATAAAATTGATACAAATACGTTTGAAAGCGATTTTTCTAGATTATTTGTAGATGTTAAAAAACACATCAATTCGAGAAGTTTGTTAATTTTGTTCACAAATTTCGAAACGTTAGAAAGTTTACAACGTCAGCTTCCGTATTTAAGAGCCATTGCCAAACAACATATGTTGTTGGTTGTTTTTTTTGAAAACACCGAGCTTAATCAATTTATACATAAAGAAGCAGAAAGTACACAAGCTATTTTTGATCAGGTTATTGCACAAAAATTTAGCAATGAAAAACGTGTAATAGTAAACGAATTAAGAAAACATGGTATTTATGCCCTGCTTACTAAACCCGAAAATTTAACGTTAGATACCATAAACCAATATTTAGAAATTAAAGCCAAAGGGCTGATATAACAAAACACAATGAAACAAATTAGTAGCGTACAAAATCCATTTATAAAATCGCTTGTACAACTACAAGACAAAGCCAAAGCACGCAAACAATCTGGAACTTTTTTAATAGAAGGACAACGCGAAATAAATTTGGCATTAAAAGGCGGTTATACGTTACAAACGGTATTATTTGTACCAGAAATCATTACCAACGCAGCGGTACAAAATATGGTACCCGAAACGGTTGCTTGCATAGAAATTACTAAAGAAGTTTACCAAAAGCTAGCTTACCGAGATACAACCGAAGGCATTTTGGCAGTTGCCGAAACTAAATCGCTAGCTTTAGCCGATTTAAATCTTTCAAAAAATCCTTTAATTTTGGTAGCCGAAGCTATTGAAAAGCCAGGAAATATTGGTGCAATTTTACGCACGGCAGATGCAGCAAACATTGATGCGGTAATTATTGCCAACCCAAAAGCAGATTTATACAACCCAAACGTAGTTCGATCTAGCGTTGGTTGCTTGTTTACACGCCAAATTGCAACAGATAGTACAGAAAATGTAATTGCTTTTTTAAAAGTCAATAACATAAACTTTTACAGCGCTACGTTACAGAATTCAACTTCCTATCATACACAAAATTATACCTTACCAACTGCTTTAGTTGTAGGTACAGAAGCAACCGGATTAACACAAGCTTGGCGCGAACAAAGCACCAGTAATATTATTATTCCGATGCAAGGCGAAATAGATTCTATGAATGTTTCTGTTGCGGCTGCCATTTTATTATTTGAAGCCAAAAGGCAACGTGGCTTTTAATGTGTTAAATAGTTTTAATTTTTTTAATTTATCATCGCTTTTTGCTAACTTTAATAGGTAGCCCACTATTTTTATTAAATTATATATTGTATTACCAACGATTACTATATGACAGAGCAAGAAATTGAAGCAGAAAATAAAGCAATTGCAAAAGAATATAAAGAACTGCTTAAAATAAGTTATCAAACCTTAACCGAGGAAGATAAGTTACTTATTCGCCGTGCTTTTGATATTGCTGTACGTGCCCACAGCGACCAACGCAGAAAATCTGGAGAAGCTTACATTTTCCATCCTATTGCTGTGGCCAAAATTGTTGCTTCAGATATTGGTTTAGGAGCCACATCAATTGCTGCTGCTTTGATGCACGATGTTATAGAAGATTCTGAAATTACTGCCGAACAAATTATTGCCGAATTAAGCAGAAAAGACGAAAAAGTGCATGAAGTTGTTTCGGTAGATCGTGCTACAAAAGTTGCACACATTGTTGAAGGTTTAACCAAAATGGCTAAAGTTAAAACCAGCGAAGAAATCTCGTTACAAGCCGAGAATTATCGTAAAATGCTTTTAACCTTAAACGACGATGTTCGTGTAATTTTAATAAAAATAGCCGATCGTTTGCATAACATGCAAACCATGGTTTCTATGGCCGATTACAAACAAGCTAAAATTGCCTCAGAAACCTTATATATTTATGCACCACTAGCCCACCGTTTGGGCTTATACAACATCAAATTGATGTTAGAAGACTTGGGCTTGCGTTATACCGAACCCGAAGTTTACAACGATATTTTGCAAAAAATGCAAGAATCTAAAGAAGAGCAAGAAGCGTATATTAAACAAGTTACCGACGTTTTAAGCGCATCTTTAGATGCTGAAAATATTGAATATTCAATTAAAGGCCGCCCAAAATCTATTTATTCGATTCATCGAAAAATGGTAAAACAAGGCGTAACTTTTGATGAAGTTTACGATAAATATGCCATTCGCATCGTATATCAATCCGAACCCAGCCAAGAAAAGTTTTTGGCCTGGAAAATATATTCTATTGTAACCGATCATTACCGCCCGTCGCCATCGCGTTTGCGCGATTGGATTTCGGCACCAAAATCAACCGGTTACGAAGCGTTGCACATTACCGTTATGGGGCCAAAAGGCCGTTGGGTAGAAATTCAGGTCCGTTCTGAACGTATGGACGAAATTGCCGAAAAAGGTTATGCAGCGCACTACAAATATAAAAATGCCGATTCTGAAGAAAATAGTTTAGATATATGGATTAATCAGCTAAAAGAAGTTTTAGAAAGCTCTGAATCTAATGCTGTTGAATTTGTTGAAGATTTTAAGCTGAATCTTTATTCTAAAGAAATTTACGTGTTTACGCCCAAGGGCGAAATTAAATCGTTACCAAAAGGTGCTACAACGTTAGATTTCGCATTTGCTATTCACTCAGAAGTTGGTACACGCACCCGAGGTACGCGCGTTAACGGAAAACTAGTTCCGTTGAACTACGTATTAAATTCGGGTGATCAGGTAGAGGTAATTACATCTGCCAATCAAAAACCAAGCGCAAGCTGGTTAGATTATGTAACTACCGCTCGTGCAAAAAATAAAATTAAAAACGTACTGAACGAAAGCACGAAAAAAATTGCTGAAGAAGGTAAAGAAATTTTAGAACGTAAACTACGCCATTTAAAAATTGATATTAATGACAACATTATTAATGAAATGGTGGTTTATTTTAAAATTAAAACCAGCTTAGATTTGTTTTATCGAGTTGGCGTTGGCACGATTGATAACACACAAATTAAAGAATTTGCTAACAACCGTGGCAACTCGTTCTTTAACTTTGTAAAAAGCAAAATCATTCGTACCAAACCGGCTGTAAATCCGGAGTTAATTGATAAAAATGAACTTACTAAAAACTTAGATTTATTAGTTTTTGGTAAAAACGAAGATAAACTAGAATATAAATTTGCCAGCTGTTGTAGCCCAATTCCTGGTGATAAAGTTTTTGGTTTTATTACTATTAATGAAGGAATTAAAGTTCACCGTACCGATTGCCCCAATGCCATAAGCTTGCAGTCTAACTTTGCTTATCGCATCATGCAAGCCAAATGGATAGATTCATCACAACAAGAATTTAAAGCATCAATAAATATTACCGGAATGGATACCATGGGATTAACAAATGAGCTAACCAAAATCATCTCGAGCGAAATGCATGTAAACATTCAAAGCATTTCACTAAGCGGAGATGCCGGTATATTCAAAGGACAACTAACCGTTATTGTACAGAATAACAGCATCTTAAAAAAATTAATTGAAAAAATTAAAAATATTGAAGGCGTAGATAAGGTTACTAGAGTTTATAACAATTAATTTTCTATTGATTAGAATAAGCCGTATCTTTGTCTGCATTTCATGGTGAAAAATTTTATGGAACAAGACAAAAATCAAGACATTGTTAAAAATGTTTTTATTAAATTTTTAGAGGAAAAAGGACATCGCAAAACGCCTGAGCGCTATGCTATTCTACAAGAAATATATGATAGTCAAGAACATTTTGATATCGAATCGTTGTATATTAAAATGAAAAACAAAAACTACCGTGTTTCTCGTGCTACCTTATACAACACAATTGAATTGTTGTTGGAATGTGGATTGGTTCGTCGTCATCAATTTGGGCAAAACCAAGCCCATTACGAAAAATCGTATTTTGACAAACAACACGATCATGTAATTATGACCGATAGCGGTGATGTAATTGAGTTTTGTGACCCACGCATTCAAACCATAAAACAAACCATTGAAGAAATGTTTGGTGTAGAAATACACAACCATTCTTTATACTTTTACGCTACAAAAAAACAATAACACACAACATATAATTTAATTACAATGACTGTAGATTTACTACTAGGCTTACAGTGGGGAGATGAAGGTAAAGGTAAAATTGTAGATGTTTTAACATCTAAATACGATATTATTGCACGTTTTCAGGGTGGCCCAAATGCTGGACATACATTAGAATTTGATGGTATAAAACACGTATTACGTACCATTCCTTCTGGAATTTTTCACAAGAACGCAGTTAACATTATCGGGAACGGCGTAGTTATAGATCCGGTTGTTTTCCAAAAGGAAATAGAAGGATTAGAAAAATTTAATATCGACCTAAAATCTCGATTATTAATTTCTAGAAAAGCCCATTTAATTTTACCTACGCATCGCTTACTTGATGCTGCATCAGAAACAGCAAAAGGAAAAGCAAAAATTGGTTCTACATTAAAAGGAATTGGCCCAACTTACATGGACAAAACTGGTAGAAACGGTTTACGCGTTGGAGATATTGAATTAGCCGATTTTAAAGAAAGATACCGTCATTTAGCTGAAAAACATATTGAAATGATTGACTTTTATAAAGTTGATTTACAATATAACTTGGCAGAATTAGAAGAAGAATTTTTTAACGCGATTGAAGAATTAAAAAAACTTCAGTTTATTGATAGCGAAGCTTATTTAACCCAAGCAATGAAAGATGGTAAATCTATTTTATGCGAGGGCGCACAAGGTTCTTTATTAGATGTAGATTTTGGAACGTATCCGTTTGTAACCTCATCTAACACAACAGCAGCAGGTGCTTGTACAGGTTTAGGAATTGCACCAAATAAAATTCAAGAAGTTTTCGGAATTTTTAAAGCATATGCAACACGCGTAGGTTCTGGTCCATTCCCAACCGAATTGTTTGATGAAACCGGAAAAAAAATGGCCGAAGTTGGTCGTGAATTTGGATCGGTTACCGGACGTGCTCGTCGTTGTGGTTGGTTAGATTTAGTAGCATTAAAATATGCTATTGAAGTTAACGGAGTTACAGAATTATACATGATGAAAGGCGACGTACTTTCTGGTTTTGAAACCTTAAAAATTTGTACATCGTACATTTACCAAGGACAAGAAATTGATCACTTACCTTACAACATTGAAGAAGAAAATGTTACTCCTGTTTATGTTGAGAAAAAAGGTTGGAATCAGGACATTTCGAACTGCAAAACATACGAAGAACTTCCTGTTGAATTAAAAGAATATGTAAGCTTCATTGAAGAACAAACGGGGGTGCCAGTAAAAATCATCTCGGTTGGTCCAGACAGAACGCAAACCATTTCAAAATAATCATAATTAAAGCGCTAACCTTTGTTAGCGCTTTTTATTTAGGCATTTTTTAAATAAAAAACCTTTATTTTTAATTACATTTGTATGCATTTTTAGTACAACAAATGAAAAAATATATACTTTTTATACTCCTATTTTGTTCTTGCATTCTGGTTTCAGCACAAGAACAGAAAAAGCAATTAAAGTTAATTACAACCGATTATACAACCCACAACGAAAACGAAATTCCGGGTGCTGTAATTTTAACCGGTAACGTGCAATTTGAGCACGATGGGGCCAATATATACGGAAATAAAGTTTACTTTTTTCAGAAAGAACAATACATAAAAGTTTTTGGCAACGTTCGTTTAATTCAAGGCGATAGTGTAACAATTGTTGGTAATTATGGCGAATACAACGGTAAAGATCGTTTGGCATTTATTGCCGATCAAGTTAATTTACGTTCTAAGGAATCTACCTTAGCAACCGATACGTTGTTTTATAACCGCAATACCGAACAGGCTTTTTATAACAATAACGGTACAATTATTTCGGGCGAAAATACCTTAAAAAGTAAAAACGGAACATACGATGTTCCTACAAAAAAATTTATTTTTAGAACCAATGTAGATGTAAAAAATCCAACAACAACTATAAACACCAATCATTTAGATTATTACGAAAATTCGGGCCATGCGTATGTTTTTGGTCCAAGTTGGATTACACAATCTAACGGAGATAGGTTGTACACAGAAAATGGTTTTTACGACACTAAAAACGATTTAGGAACCATTGGTAAAAACGGAAAAATATTTTTAGAAACACAAACCATAGAGGCCGATAAACTTTTTTACGATAAAAAGAAAAACTTTGCGCGTGCAGAAAACAACATAAAAATTACAGATACCATTAACAACATGGTTGCAACCGGGCATTATGCTGAAGTTTTTAAAGATGTAGATTCAATGTTTATTACAAAAAAAGCATTGCTAAAAAATGTGGTAGAAAATGACACGCTTTATTTACACGGTAAAAAAATTGTAGTAACCGGCCCAGAAGGTGAACGCGTTGCACGTGCTTTTAATAACGTACGCATTTACAAATCAGATTTAAGCGGGAAAAGTGATTCTATATATTCCAATCAAAAAACAGGTATTACAAAAATGATTAAAGATCCAGTTATTTGGAGTCAAGGCAGCCAAATTACGGGTGATATTATCTATTTGCTTTCGGACGAAAATAAAGAACAAATGGATTCTATTAAAGTACTAAACAACGCTTTTATCATTCAAAAAGATACGTTAGGAACAGGCTATAATCAAATGAAAGGAATTGATTTATTTGGTAAGTTTAAAGATAACAAGCTAAGCATTGTAGATTTAATTAAAAATACAGAAAGCATTTATTACATGTACGATGATTCTAATGAATTAGTTGGTATTGAAAAAGCGATTTGTAGTAAGATTAGATTGGAAATTGAAAATAATGAAATTCAGAATGTAATTCGTTACATCAACCCAGATAGTGAAATATATCCTGAGGCCGATTTACCAGTTAACGCCCGCTTATTAAAAGGTTTTAAATGGCGTGGTGATGAAGAAATTAAATCGTTAGAAGATATTTTTCCGCCAGAGGAATTGGCTGAAGATGATAAAGCGATTCTGATAAAACAAACCATTGACGAATTAGAACTTGAACCCATGGAAGTTTTACCTGAAACGTTACAACAAAACGAACCTCAAAACAAAAAGCCAAATAATTTAACAAAGAAAAAAGGGAAATAATCATGACCGAAGATTTTTTTAAATTTCAAGCACAAACTACACATTATCCCTTAGCGGTAGAAGTTTCTCATGCTAAAGGATCGTATATATACAGCACAGACGGTAAAAAACATTTAGATTTTGTAGCAGGCGTTTCTGCTTGTACCTTAGGTCATCAACATCCGCGTGTAAATCAAGCCATTATTGATCAGGTTGGAAAATATGCACACGTAATGGTTTATGGCGAATATATTCAGAAACCAGCCGTAGAATTATGCAAACTTTTAGTAGCCAATTTACCCGAACAATTAAACAAAGTTTATTTAGTGAATTCGGGTACAGAAGCAACAGAAGGAGCTTTAAAATTAGCTAAACGCGTTACGGGGCGCAGCCAATTAATATCATGCGTAAATGCATATCACGGAAACACGCAAGGTTCTATGAGCGTTTTAGGTAATGAAGAACGTAAACAAGCTTTTCGTCCGTTATTACCTGATGTAGATTTTATTACGTTTAACAACGAAGAAGATATTCATAAAATTACCACACGTACTGCTGGTATTATTTTAGAAACCATTCAAGGAAGTGCAGGTTTTGTTACCCCAACCGATAACTTTTTACAAAAAGTAAAAAAACGTTGTGAAGAAGTTGGTGCCCTTTTAATTCTAGACGAAATTCAACCGGGGTTTGGCCGTACGGGTAAACTTTTCGGGTTTGAAAATTACGATGTAGTTCCAGATATTGTAATTATGGGTAAAGGCATGGGTGGTGGTTTACCAGTTGGTGCTTTTGTTGCTAACGAAAAACACATGAACTTGTTGGCACACGATCCTAAATGCGGGCATATTACAACCTTTGGTGGTCACCCAATTATTGCGGCATCTTGTTTGGCTACCTTACAAGAATTGCTAGAAACCGATTTAATGGCGCAAACCTTAGAAAAAGAAAAATTATTTCGTACCTTACTTAAGCATCCATTAATTACAGGCATTCACGGAATTGGTTTAATGATTGCACCTATGACACCGTCTGACGAAATTACTAATCGCGTAATTTTAAAATGTAAAGATAAAGGATTGATTTTATTTTGGTTGATGTTTGAAGGCCGTGCCATTCGCATCACCCCACCATTAACCATTTCAGAAGACGAAATTAGAGAAGGATGTAATATTATGTTAGAAGCTTTAGATGAAGTTCAATTAGAACTGGGTTTGTAAGTAATTTACTTACTCTTAAAAAGTTAAAGTTTTAATAATGATAAAGTATTTCAATAATTTTGCTCTTTATTACTTAACACAAGCTAACTAATTATTACATGCATATAAATAACGAAGAAGAAGAGTATAACCTTGCGCTTTCCCGTTTTGAGTCGATGCTTAAAACAAACAAAGTTTTCTTTTTCGATTCGGAAGAATTTGAAAACATCATTCTTCATTATCTTGATACCGGCCGAGTAAATTTAGCTAACAAAGCTTTAAAACTTGGTGTGGAACAACATCCAAATTCAACAGGACTAAAATTAGTTCAGGTTGAATTGTTTGTTTTTGAAAACAAACTGGACGAAGCCGAAAAAATATTAAAAGAAATATACGCAATTGAGCCAACGAATGAAGAAATTTACATTCAGCAAGCCAATATCTATTCTAAAAAAGACAAGCATTTAAAAGCCATTGAATGCTTGCAAATTGCTTTAGAATATACCGATGATTATGCCGATGTTTATTCTTTATTAGGAATGGAATATTTGTACATGGATCAGTTAGAACAAGCAAAAGACAACTTTTTAAAATGCTTAAAACACGATCCAGAAGATCATTCTGCTTTATATAACATTATTTATTGTTTTGACTTTTTAGAGCAAAACAAAGAAGCCGTTGTATTTTTAAACGAGTACATCAACAGCAATGCGTATTCAGAAATTGCTTGGCATCAGTTGGGCCGTCAATATTATCAACTTAAAGAATATGAAAACGCTTATCGCGCTTTTGATTACGCTACGTTAATTGATGATAGCTTTATTGGTGCTTATTTAGAAAAAGCAAAAAGCTTAGAAAAATTAAAACAATATCGCGATGCTATTGATGCCTATAAAATAACTTTAGGATTAGATGATCCTACGGCTTATGCTTATTTACGCATCGGAAAATGTTACCAAAAACTAAACGAATTAGACGAAGCTTTAGATTATTTTTTAAAAGCCGTTCATGAAGATCCGTTGTTAGATAAAGCTTGGGTTAGCATTACCAATTATTACAGCAATTTAGGTGAATACAACAAAGCTTTAGAATATTTAGATAAAGCCATAAGCATTGACAGCGAAAACAAAAATTACTGGAAAAAATATGGCGAAATCAATTTAGCACTTAACCTTTTAGAAGATGCCGAAAAAGGCTATCGCAGAGCAGTTGAACTGAACGATTACGAAATAAGTACATGGATGCTTTGGATTGATTTATTGCTTAAAACAGGAAGCAAAGATGAAGCATTACAAACCTTACTTACCGCTGCCGAGTTTTTTCCAGGCGAACATGAAGTAGATTATTATTTAGCCGGTATTTATTTTACCGAATTAAATTACGAATTGGGCGAAGAGCATTTAATTAAAGGTTTAACCTTAAATGCAGCTTACATTGATGAGTTTTATCAAAATTTCGAAAATTTAATTGATAATATAACCATACAACGTGTGATTGCAAATTTTAATTTTTTAAAAAATTAATCATAAACCTATTTTAAAATTCGGTCAACAAGCTTATCTTGTTGACCGAATTTATTTTAAACACATGCCATGAAAAATAAAAAATACATATACGGGCTTGTAGGACGTAATATTAGCTATTCATTTTCTCCAAAATATTTTAAAAATAAATTTAAAAACCTGGATTTAAAAAACTACAAATACAAAATTTTTGATTTAGAGAATATTAAAGAATTTGAAGGCATTTTAGACAACAAAAACGTACACGGACTAAACGTTACCATTCCGTATAAAGAAGAAATTATTCCGTTTTTAGACAAGCTAAATAAACACGCCAAAATAATTGGTGCTGTAAATACCATAACCATAAGTAAAAAAGGCAAAACAACCGGTTATAATACCGATTTCGTAGGATTTAAAAAATCGTTACAACCTTTACTTATGCCTTACCACAACAAAGCGCTAATTTTAGGAACCGGCGGTGCAAGTAAAGCAGTTGCATATGCGTTAAAAAAATTAAATATTGAATACGATTTTGTTTCGCGCACCCCAAACGAATATCAATTGGGATATCATGAATTAAACAAAAAAATATTTAACGAATACCAAATTATAATCAACACAACCCCAATCGGAACGCATCCAAATGTAGATAAAGCGCCAGATTTAGATTATTCGCTATTCACAAACAAACATATTGCTTATGATTTGGTGTACAATCCTGAAATTACTAAGTTTTTAAGTTTGGCTCAAAAACATGGTGCAGTAGGGAAAAATGGCTACGAAATGTTAGAATTACAAGCCGAAAAAGCATGGAAAATTTGGAATGAATAATTTAGCTATTAACATTTGATTAATAATTTTCATTTTTTTATCTTTCATAAATATAAATACTAAATCGAAACAAGATGTTAGATCAGCACGATAACCTGCAAAATGCAGACGGAAAACAAGAAAACGAAACGGCTATAAATAAAGCAGTAACCAATTTAAACGACGTTTTATCTGAGATTGACAATTCTAACGCTGAAGATAATGAAGATGACGGAGCCAAAAACATTGTTATCGAAATAAAAGATTACGAATCTTTTACTTTTGATGCCTTGGTTGAGGAACTCGATCATTTACTAACCGAATATCCAATTGTTTCGATAAAAAATAACGTAGAAGAAATTAAAAAGGTTTTTACGTTAAAATTCAACCATTTAATAGAAGAAAAAAAAGACGAATATGTTAATGAGCACGGCAACGATTTAGAATTTGAATATTTTTTACCGGCCAAAACCAAATTTGATGGCTTATTAAATAAATACAAAGACCGCCGAAACGCGCATTACAACCAATTACAAAATCAGCTAAAAAGCAACTTACAAAACAGAGAAGCTTTATTGGCCGAATTAAAAGAAGTTTTAGACAGCAGTACCGAAGATGCAAAATCTCTAGTTACTAAAGTTAACGACATCCGCAACCGCTGGCGCAATGCTGGGCCAATTCCGAAAGATAAATACAACTTAGTTTTTAACGATTATCAATTTCATATTGAACGATTTTTTGAACATTTAAACATGGATCGAGAAATGCGTGAAGTTGAGTTTCAGTTTAATTTTGAACAAAAATCAAAAATTATTGAGCGCGTTAAAGAACTTTTAGCTGAAGAAGATACAATAAAAGCATTTAAAGAGTTACAAACCTTACATCGCATTTGGAAAGAAGAAATTGGGCCGGTTGGTAAAGCCAAAGCTGATGAATTATGGAATGAGCTAAGCGAACTTACCAAACAAATGCACGACAAACGCGAAGCTTATTTTGCGCACCAAAAAGGCATTTATTTGCAAAATTTAGAAAAACGCAAAGCAATTATTGAAACCATTAAAAAGCTTAGCGAAGCCAAAACAAATGCACATAGCGAATGGCAAAATAAAATTAATCAGGTAGAAACCTTACGTGAACAATTTATAAACGGGCCGTGTACCTAATGAATTTAATGATGCCGTTTGGGAAGAATTTAAGCAAGAAGTTAAGGCTTTTAATGCCAATAAAAATGAGTTTTACAAAACCATTAAAAAAGAGCAACAAACCAATTTAAATAAAAAATTAGCTTTGATTGAAAAAGCTAATGCTTACAAAGATTCTGACGATTTTGCTAAAGCTACGCCAATCATGAAACAAATTCAAGATCAATGGCGCAACATTGGGCATGTACCTAAAAAACAATCTGATGTAATTTGGAAAGAATTTAAAGATGCATGTAATCATTATTTTAATCGTTTAAATAAAACATACGCAGCTAAAAACGATGCCGAACATGCGGTTTATGATGCTAAAAAACAATATTTAACCGAGTTGAAAGAATTTAGCTTACCAACCGATCATAAAGAAGGATTACAAGCTATAAAGCAACACATACAAAACTGGAA
This genomic window from Flavobacterium agricola contains:
- a CDS encoding aspartate aminotransferase family protein; this translates as MTEDFFKFQAQTTHYPLAVEVSHAKGSYIYSTDGKKHLDFVAGVSACTLGHQHPRVNQAIIDQVGKYAHVMVYGEYIQKPAVELCKLLVANLPEQLNKVYLVNSGTEATEGALKLAKRVTGRSQLISCVNAYHGNTQGSMSVLGNEERKQAFRPLLPDVDFITFNNEEDIHKITTRTAGIILETIQGSAGFVTPTDNFLQKVKKRCEEVGALLILDEIQPGFGRTGKLFGFENYDVVPDIVIMGKGMGGGLPVGAFVANEKHMNLLAHDPKCGHITTFGGHPIIAASCLATLQELLETDLMAQTLEKEKLFRTLLKHPLITGIHGIGLMIAPMTPSDEITNRVILKCKDKGLILFWLMFEGRAIRITPPLTISEDEIREGCNIMLEALDEVQLELGL
- a CDS encoding tetratricopeptide repeat protein, with translation MHINNEEEEYNLALSRFESMLKTNKVFFFDSEEFENIILHYLDTGRVNLANKALKLGVEQHPNSTGLKLVQVELFVFENKLDEAEKILKEIYAIEPTNEEIYIQQANIYSKKDKHLKAIECLQIALEYTDDYADVYSLLGMEYLYMDQLEQAKDNFLKCLKHDPEDHSALYNIIYCFDFLEQNKEAVVFLNEYINSNAYSEIAWHQLGRQYYQLKEYENAYRAFDYATLIDDSFIGAYLEKAKSLEKLKQYRDAIDAYKITLGLDDPTAYAYLRIGKCYQKLNELDEALDYFLKAVHEDPLLDKAWVSITNYYSNLGEYNKALEYLDKAISIDSENKNYWKKYGEINLALNLLEDAEKGYRRAVELNDYEISTWMLWIDLLLKTGSKDEALQTLLTAAEFFPGEHEVDYYLAGIYFTELNYELGEEHLIKGLTLNAAYIDEFYQNFENLIDNITIQRVIANFNFLKN
- a CDS encoding shikimate dehydrogenase family protein — translated: MKNKKYIYGLVGRNISYSFSPKYFKNKFKNLDLKNYKYKIFDLENIKEFEGILDNKNVHGLNVTIPYKEEIIPFLDKLNKHAKIIGAVNTITISKKGKTTGYNTDFVGFKKSLQPLLMPYHNKALILGTGGASKAVAYALKKLNIEYDFVSRTPNEYQLGYHELNKKIFNEYQIIINTTPIGTHPNVDKAPDLDYSLFTNKHIAYDLVYNPEITKFLSLAQKHGAVGKNGYEMLELQAEKAWKIWNE
- a CDS encoding DUF349 domain-containing protein — protein: MLDQHDNLQNADGKQENETAINKAVTNLNDVLSEIDNSNAEDNEDDGAKNIVIEIKDYESFTFDALVEELDHLLTEYPIVSIKNNVEEIKKVFTLKFNHLIEEKKDEYVNEHGNDLEFEYFLPAKTKFDGLLNKYKDRRNAHYNQLQNQLKSNLQNREALLAELKEVLDSSTEDAKSLVTKVNDIRNRWRNAGPIPKDKYNLVFNDYQFHIERFFEHLNMDREMREVEFQFNFEQKSKIIERVKELLAEEDTIKAFKELQTLHRIWKEEIGPVGKAKADELWNELSELTKQMHDKREAYFAHQKGIYLQNLEKRKAIIETIKKLSEAKTNAHSEWQNKINQVETLREQFINGPCT